A genomic stretch from Candidatus Neomarinimicrobiota bacterium includes:
- the buk gene encoding butyrate kinase, translated as MLTSTYFPANMKSDDSTRGSGHILVINPGSTTTKLAVYRFELARKAIECLHQDTIDHTGNEQFRSGRVLDQLELRLQAVGQFLETARIIPDLIMARGGPLRPLPGGIYAVDQTMIDDLRSARYADHASNLAALIGVGLNSNGKIPVYITDPVTTDEFEPLARISGVPGIERKSRSHALNIKASTRRLCQKLGRSIDESRWVVCHMGGGISVAALKNGRIIDVNDALLGMGPFSPERSGALPSSGLLDLAYSGDHDRQELEALLSKHSGLVGYLGTADLRKVEKRIAAGDEHALLIFQAMVYQISKEIAAMASVLEFNLDGILLTGGMARSTLLCESISTRVQAVATIHVEAGENELEALAEAGLQLLLGNEPEKRYSQN; from the coding sequence ATGCTTACTTCAACTTATTTTCCCGCCAACATGAAATCAGATGACAGCACACGAGGTAGTGGTCACATACTGGTCATTAATCCAGGCTCCACCACAACCAAATTGGCAGTTTATCGCTTTGAGTTAGCCCGGAAAGCTATTGAATGCCTGCACCAAGACACCATTGACCATACTGGAAACGAGCAATTCAGATCAGGTCGAGTCCTCGATCAATTGGAGTTGCGCCTGCAAGCTGTTGGACAATTTCTTGAAACAGCCCGGATCATTCCCGACCTGATCATGGCGCGCGGTGGTCCGCTACGCCCTTTGCCGGGTGGTATCTATGCAGTTGACCAGACCATGATCGATGACCTGCGTTCTGCGAGATATGCTGATCATGCCAGTAACCTGGCTGCCTTGATCGGGGTTGGACTCAATTCAAATGGAAAGATCCCAGTCTATATTACCGATCCCGTCACTACTGATGAATTTGAACCCCTGGCAAGAATTTCCGGAGTTCCTGGAATCGAAAGAAAATCCCGCAGTCACGCCCTGAACATCAAAGCCAGTACCCGCCGACTTTGCCAAAAATTAGGCAGATCAATCGATGAAAGTCGCTGGGTAGTATGCCACATGGGTGGTGGTATCTCAGTAGCTGCCTTGAAAAATGGACGCATTATTGATGTGAACGATGCGCTCCTGGGTATGGGACCTTTCAGCCCGGAAAGGTCTGGGGCTTTACCCAGCTCGGGATTATTGGATCTGGCTTACTCAGGTGATCATGACCGACAGGAACTGGAAGCGCTGCTCTCCAAACACAGTGGCTTGGTTGGATATCTGGGTACTGCAGATCTACGGAAAGTTGAAAAACGCATTGCAGCAGGTGATGAGCATGCCCTATTGATCTTTCAGGCCATGGTCTACCAGATAAGTAAAGAAATAGCTGCCATGGCTTCTGTTTTGGAATTTAACCTGGACGGTATCCTTTTAACTGGAGGAATGGCTCGGTCCACTTTACTTTGCGAATCAATTTCAACAAGGGTTCAGGCTGTGGCAACCATCCATGTCGAAGCAGGTGAAAACGAACTTGAAGCTTTGGCTGAAGCAGGTTTACAACTACTGCTAGGTAATGAGCCTGAAAAAAGATACAGCCAAAATTGA